Genomic DNA from Hymenobacter jejuensis:
GGCCGCTTCCCGAAAAGTGGTGTAAATGGTTGACAAAGGAAAGCTGAGTTCAGATTTTTAAACGTAATATACTAATTATCAGTAAGTTGCGGTAAGGTGCTTTCAAATAAGCAAGTTTTCACTCAAAAGCATATAGCCCCGTAGGCTGTACCAGAACCTTTGGCAAGTCATGGTGTTTTTCAAAATATTGATAACCAGGTTGTAAGCTTTGCCAAAAATAATGGTGGGCATGGTGTTGATACGTAGTCAAATTCTCATCGCGTAACTCAAACGGGAAAATGTGCACGGGGATCGTCGCCTGGCCAGCATTGCGGGCTTCTACGGCCAGCACATATACCTCTTCAATCAAGGCATCGGTAATGGGCAGACAGCCAATGGTTTGGTCGGAGCCATGGATGAAAATATCGCCGCCGGGGTCGGAGCCGCTTAGGAGCATGTCGGAATTGTTTGGGTAGTCAAGCCCCAGCGACAGATGGTACAAACTGTTGGGGTTGAAGCGGTTGACTGAATAAAATCCTTCGGGTACCTGGCCATCGCCGGCGCAGCGCTTGGGCCCTAAGGTGCCTGAGGTGCCCGCAATAAAGTACGTGCGCAACAGTTGAAGCTGAGCGTCACCGCGGTTGCGGCCCCACACTTCCAGCCGCCGCCCGATTTTGAAGGCGCGCACGAAAATTTCCAACTCCGAGGCCCTGATGCCATGCGAAACCAGAAGCCGTTGCAACTCTGGCCATTTGGCGGCGTACGCGGCCCGCACCCGCGGATATTGCAATTGTTGCTCCCGAAACGAAGGCGCGCTCGAACGGGCGCCCAGAGTTGCCAACAGGCCCAGGGCCAGCAGAAAATAACGCATAGAAGAGGTGTTGCCGCAGCATTCCCAGCCTGCAAAATACAGCGGGTGCCGCAGCCAAGCCCGAACGCTGTGCAGTATTAAAATAGTATAATATTCTATATCGTAATTTTTTGAGCGCCAACGCACGTGGCTACGCTGCAAAATGAGCCGAGTGTATCTTTAAGCGTTCCTCTAACTATTGCCTTTGAACCAGCACTACGACGTCGTTATTATTGGGGCGGGACCAGCGGGCACGGCTTGCGCTTTGGCCCTGCAAGGCAGCGGTTTGCGCGTGGCGCTGGTAGACCGGAAGCAATTTCCGCGCGATAAAATCTGCGGCGATGCTATTCCGAGTCCGGCCCTGAAAGCCATCCGGCAGCTTTCGCAGGCTTGGTACGACGAGCTGTTTGAACTGACCACCAAAGCCGAAACGCGCAACAGCCGCCTGGTAGCCCCCAACGGCACCGAAATCGTGGTGCAGTGGAAAGCACGTACGTTCAACAGCCCCCGCCTGCACTTCGACCAGCACCTGCTTTCGATGGTAAAACGCCACACAAAGACCGAAGTGCTGGAAAATTTCGGCGTTAAGCGTCTGGAAATCAGTGCGCAGCAAGCCACAGTTTTTCCTTCTGCCCAAGCCGCGCCGCTGACGGCCGCACTCGTGATTGGGTGCGACGGAGCTAACTCCGTGGTGGCGCGCCAGCTCACCAACCGTACGCTCGACCGGACGCGGCAGTGCGCGGCAGTGCGGGCGTATTTTACGGGCCTAAGCGAGTCGGATGAGCAAACCAGCGAGTTCTTTTTCCTCGACGAATACCGCTCCGGCTACTTCTGGATTTTTCCGGTGGGGCAGGGTGTGTTCAACGTAGGTTTCGGCATGCTTTCGGCCCAAATAGCGGCCCGCAAGCTGGATTTGAAGCAGGTACTTCGGCACCTGACCCAAACGCATCCGCGGCTGGCGACCCGTTTTGCACAAGCCAAGCAACTCTCCGATATTCAAGGGTTTGGCCTACCGTTGGGCGGGGTGCAACGCCCTATTTCGGGCGCGCGTTTTCTGCTGGCCGGCGATGCCGCCGCGCTCATCGATCCGCTGCAAGGCCACGGCATCGACAAAGCAGTCCAGAGCGGAATTCTGGCCGCTCAACAAGCTGTGCGCTGCTTTCAAACGCACGATTTCAGTGCCGCGCAGTTGTTTGAATATGATCGCCAAGTGCAGACGCACATCGGCAAGAAGCTAGCGCGCAGCTACCACCTTATGCACTTTCTATCGGCGAAGGCGTGGCTGGTAAATGGTGCCTTTCGCTTCGGACGGCACCCGTTAATTAAAAACCTGCTTCTGAAAGCCGTGGGGTAACTAGTTGATTAATAAATACTTGCAAAAACGGCTTTTCCTGCCACTTCGCGCCACCGATTGCGTAAAGACACAAGGTGCACTTCTAATCTGAGCCTTAATGTATATTGCTTTCGTTCGCAGTCTGTTGTTGGCCAGTGGGTTGCTGCTGCCGTTGGTCGGTTTGGCGCAGGCCGGCAGCGATACCAGCTTGGCCGAAACCCTAAAAGCCAATCGCTGGCAAAAGCGGGTGCTGCTACTCTGCGCGGCTTCTTCCGATCAGCCAGCCCTGAAGCAACAACAAACATTGTTGGCGCAGGATAAAGCAGGCTTGCAGGAGCGCGACATGCTCGTGCTTGATCTCGTAACCACCGAAATGAGCACGGCCGACAAACAGTTTCTGCGCCAGAAATTAGGCATAGCAGAAGCTCCTTTTACGGCCGTGCTCATTGGCAAAGACGGGGGCATCAAGCGCAAAGACACCGCGCCGATTACGCCGCAGCGCCTCTTTGGCACCATCGACACCATGCCGATGCGGCGCCAAGAGGCAAAGGGGAAGAAGCCGTAGCCGCTAGCCGATGCTGCGAATCACGCCGCCATCGACGCGCACCGAGGCGCCGTTGGTAGCCGAGGCCAGCGGGCTGGCCAAGTACACAACCATGCTGGCCACTTCCTCAGTCGTCGCGAAACGCTGGAGCAGCGACGAGGGCCGTGCATTCTGAAAAAACTCGGTTTCGGCCTCTTCCGGCGACTTGCCCTCCGTCGACATTTTTTGCAAAAACTCCTGCACCCCTTCCGAAGCGGTGGGACCGGGCAGCACTGAGTTTACCGTCACGCCAGTGCCCTTGGTGAGCTCAGCTAGGCCGCGTGCCACGCCCAGTTGCGCCGTTTTGGTAGTCCCGTAATGAATCATTTCGGCCGGAATCTGGAGGCCCGATTCGCTGGAAATGAACAGCACACGGCCCCAGTTTTTGCGCAGCATCAGCGGAAAATACTGGCGCGAGAGCCGCACGCCGCTCATCACGTTCACTTCGAAGAAGCGCATCCACTCCTCGTCGGTAATTTCAGCGAACGGCTTGGGCTCGAAAATGCCGACGTTGTTTACCAAAATATCTACTTCAGGCACCTCTCGCAGCAAGTGCTGCACTTCGTCGGCGTGGCCAAAATCCACGGCTACACCGCGCACCTTCGCGCCGCTTACTTGCGCCGAAATGCTGCGAATGGCTTCCTGAATGCGGCCCTCTGTGCGGCCCGTAATGATTACTTCGGCACCTTCGGCGGCCAACTGTTGTGCAATGGCGAGCCCGATGCCCGCTGTGGAGCCCGTAACCAGGGCAATTTTATTGGTGAGTTGCAGATCCATGAGACGTACTTAGCTAGTTGACTTAGCTAAACCCCAAAGTGGCAAATTTGTCTGCGGACCGGAAACTCGTTATTCGGTAAGCGATTGATTGTTTGATAATTATATAGGTTAATTACCCGCGCCTTGCTTTCCACTTGTTACAATTTGCCTAACGCCTTCACGTGCACTGATGGGCGTGTAGCCGAAGCGTTTTTCAAACTTGCTGCTGTCGAAAAAGTAATCCTGGCTGTATTGATAAGCCATTTCGCGCAACTCGCGCATCACGGGCACAAACAGGCCCAGCAGGCTCATCAGCCACAGCGGCACCACCCGAAACCGGGGCGCGACGTGCATTTCCTGCGCAAACATTTCTACCCACTGCCGGCCCGTAATGGGGGCTTTGTCGGTGGGCAGGTGCCAGACTTGGTTGTAGGCGTCGGGTGTGTTGCCCAGCAGCGCGGTGGCTTTGGCGGCATCCAGCACGTTGGTCCAGTTATGGATTTTGTCGGCATTGGCCAGCCAGTCGGCCCGTTTGCCCTTGCTCAGATTTTTGTAGACCGTTTCCACAAGCACACTGTTTTTCAGGCCCAGAAAGTCGGCCGAGCGGGCGATAAGGGCCTGCACTTGGCCGCTTTGCGCTGCGGAAAGTAGCATTTGCGCTATCTGGGCCCTGATTTCGCCTTTTTTGCTGGTGGGCCGTACGGGCGTTTCTTCGGTCATGTGCGCAATGTAGGCGCGGTCGTACATGTACACGTTGTCGAAGAACACGAGCTTAGCTTGGTGCTTCTGGCAGGCATCCAGCACGTTGCGCATGGTAGCTGGCCATTTGGCGCGCCACACCCTCCGGTTGTATTCATAGCCGACGGTAAGGTACACGACGTCCGAGCCTGCCACTGCCCGCTCGACCTGCGCCGCATTGGTAAGGTCGGCCGAAAACAGCTCGTCGGTTGGGTTGACGGCTACGGGCTTTCGCCCCACCAACCGCACCCGGTCAGTGTAATGCCGGAGTTCGCGGGCGAGCTCGGTGCCGATGGCACCCCCGGCACCTAAGATGGTTTGCATGGCCATGGAGTTTGGGTAACAAATAGGCGAGCTTTTTCGGCCTATATAGCGAAAACTAACTGTTTGCCGATGCACAACAGTAGTTCGGATAGAATACGCTGAGGTTGGGCGCAATTAACGGCATTTAGTACAATCGCTTCGTTGCTTTGTACAGCAAATAAGTCAGGGCAACGCACCTGACGCGCCATCTTACCGTCCTGTTTTCGCCCTTCTCACACTTTTATGCACGCTACATTCTTTGCTCGTCTCACCACTTTATGGTTGGTAACTATATTGCTTTTCAGTATAAGTGCTTATGCAACAACGCCTTGTGCTCGAGCTCAATACAAAGGCCATCGGTTTGTGCACCGCCCGTATTATAAACTGTACAAACACAGTAAGCCCCGCACGTTTTTGAGCTTTGGTAAGTAAGCCCAAAGCGCAGAAACGGCGCGTCGGCTCGCTACTAAGCTGAAAATTGGCTTAGCAGATGCGGGACGACGCGCCGTTTCTGCGTCAACTCTTTTTGAGCAGGAAGTACGCGTAGCGTTCGCCGAGCTCGACTGCCTGCTGGCGCTCCAGGGTGACGAGCTGCGGGGTGAAGCCGCACTGCTCGGCGTTCTGCCAGAACTCCTCGATGCGGTAGGTGGTCATGTGCGGCAGGTTCTGCGCGTAACCCCACCGGTGCGGCTGACTGGCCGATGTGCCATCGTCGTAACGGATCTGAATAAACGCCAAGCCGTCGTTGGTCAGCAACTTGCTTGCGATGTTCAACACCCGGCTGCCGTATTCCTTGGTGGGGAAAATCTCAAATACATAGGTAGAAAAAAACAAGTCACACGCCTTGGGAATGTGCTCTAGCGCGTGTTCGGGCTGGTCGGCCTCAAACTGGACGGGGACGAAGGCCTCGCAGGCCAGGGCCTGGAGCTGGCGGTGGCACTCGCGCAGGCTGGCGGCGGTGATGTCCACGCCGTAGTAGCGGGCCGCGCCGGGGGCGAAGTGCACGGCGTTGGCCCCGCCGCCGCAGCCCCAGTCGACGATGCGGCGGGGCGTGCGCAGGTAGGCCGGGCCGGCCAGGCGGGCGAACTGGGCCAGGTTGTGGCGGCCCATGGCCAGCCAGCGCGCGTCGTCGCCGGCAAACACCCCGTTGCCCCGCCAATGCGCGTTGCCAGGAATGCACGAGCGGTCGGTGCGATTCCAGTAACGCTGCGAATCCGCAATGAGCTTACTTTCAGGATCGTATAAGTGGAGGTTTTCGCGTATTACTCGTTCGCCAGAGCGGTATACATGAGCAATCACGTTACGAAGTTGCGCAACCATAGCCATGACAAATACAGGCTGGATAAGTCGACTAAAAATGTTTAGTAAGGCCTTAGGGAACCGCCTATCTATCGAGGCAGGCGTAGTAGGAATGCAGTAAATATTTGATATCGCAAATATTTAGGAGCTCAACCCGGCTTGGGGAGCAAGAGCAACTAATGTATAAAATTTATTATAAGAAATCACGGTAAAATTATCTGCCGAAATAAATTTTTACCCTGCTTCTTTTTTACCGTGCATTTCGCCAGCCCAACCAACGAAATGCAGTTATCCTTACAACGCGCAGAGCCCACCTGTACTTTGCAATGGCTTGACTATCAATGCATTGTAAAGTACAGGTGGGCTACGTACTACGGACTCAGTCTTTTTTGAGCAGGAAGTACGCGTAGCGTTCGCCGAGCTCGACTGCCTGCTGGCGCTCCAGGGTGACGAGCTGCGGGGTGAAGCCGCACTGCTCGGCGTTCTGCCAGAACTCCTCGATGCGGTAGGTGGTCATGTGCGGCAGGTTCTGCGCGTAGCCCCACCGGTGCGCTTTGCTCTTGCTGCTCTGATCTTTGTACTTGATCTGGATAAAAGCTAACCCGTTAGTATCGAGCAGTTTGTAAGCGATATCCAGAATGCGTTTCCCATAGTCCTTGCTTGGAAACAGCTCAAATACATAGGTAGAAAAGAAGAGGTCGCAGGGCTCAGTAATCAAGGCGAGTGTGCGTTCGGGCTGGTCGGCCTCAAACTGGACGGGGACGAAGGCCTCGCAGGCCAAGGCCTGGAGCTGGCGGTGGCACTCGCGCAGGCTGGCGGCGGTGATGTCCACGCCGTAGTAGCGGGCCGCGCCGGGGGCGAAGTGCACGGCGTTGGCCCCGCCGCCGCAGCCCCAGTCGACGATGCGGCGGGGCGTGCGCAGGTAGGCCGGGCCGGCCAGGCGGGCGAACTGGGCCAGGTTGTGGCGGCCCATGGCCAGCCAGCGCGCGTCGTCGCCGGCAAACACCCCGTTGCCCCGCCAATGCGCGTTGCCCGCCACGTAGTCGCGGTCGGTGCTGTTCCAGTAGCGCTGCGAATCCGCAATTAATTTGTCTTCCGACTCATAAATTCGGAGGTTTTCGCGGATCAGGCGCTCACTTGATCGATAGGCACGCGCAATAATACTACGTAATGATAAAGGCATGAACTGGCTGAGAAGGCGCTTAGGAGCGTTGCCTAGGGATTTAGAAAACGCGCTAAGATCTGAGTTGGAGTATGAAGGCCACATGAAGAGTATCGAATGCTGAAGCGCCCTCTGGGCTATACACACGTAGTTGTCTTTTGCTGATTGAAAGATATGGCAAATAAGTTATAATAAATCACGAAATAATATATTGACTTGGACTATGTCATTCGCTCCTCCAACATACGTGCCCGATATATTGGGCGAAGGGTTTGAACAACACTCCATTGCGCAACCCAATGATTATGAAGGGCCTGTGCGCTGCACGGTTGTTCGGAGACGAAACCCGCGAGCCGCTGCCAACCGGGCGGTGCTGTATTTGCACGGCTTTACCGATTATTTTTTTCAGCGGGAGCTGGCCGAGCAGTGGCTGGCCCACGGATTTCAATTCTATGCCCTGGATCTGCGCAAATACGGCCGCTCGCTGCTGCCGCACCAGCGCCCAAACAACGTCCGCGACCTGCGCGAATATTTTCCCGATCTGGACGCTGCCCTCGACCTGGTTCGGGCGGAAGGCAACCAGACCGTTGTGCTCAATGCGCACTCAACCGGGGGCCTGATTGCCGCGCTCTATGCCGATGCCGGGGCGCACCGCACGGCATTGGCGGCGCTGGTGCTTAATAGTCCGTTTTTCGAAATGAACCTGCCGTGGCTCGTCCGCCGGGTTGCCCTGCCGTTGCTTACGCGGGTGGGCGCAGTATTCCCTAATCTGACGCCGCGGGCCTCGTTGGGGCGCGGCTACGGCGAAAGCCTGCACCGGCAGTTTCGCGGCGAGTGGGACTACAACCTGGCGTGGAAGCCGGTAGAAGTATTTCCGGTCAATGCCGGGTGGTTGCGCGCCATTCGCAAGGGGCATCGGCAAGTGGCGCGGGGCCTGAGCGTGGCGCAGCCCGTGTTGGTGCTGCACTCCGACCGCACGCTCCGCCGCTACCGCCCCTTCAACGACGATTTTTTCCGGACCGATGGCGTGCTGAACGTGCAGCACATCCGGAAGCTGGCGCCGCGCCTGGGCCCACGCGTGACGGTGCGGGCCATCGAAGGCGGCATGCACGACCTGATCTTGTCGCGCGAACCGGTGCGTAGCGAAGCCTACCGCCAGATTTTCGAATGGCTAGCCACGGTTTTGCCGCCCGCAGAGTGAAATACTTCTATTATGTAAATATTTGATTATTAGATATTTAAATTGTTCAACACTGGCTTGTTGAACAAGTGCCGACGCAAGTGGTTGGCACTGCAACCGCAACAAAAGCCTGTAGCTCAGCGCCCGACTCTTCTGGCGCAATTCCCGTATGGATGGTAAATCGTCCGCCAAACTGCTTTTTTCCGATGTCCTTTTACTCCACTCAACCCGAAGACCTGTTGTTTGATGCCGCTCGCAAAGGCGATGTGGCGTATTTGCAGCAGCTGGTCGCCAACAACACCAACGTCAACATCCAGAACAGCAAGGGCTTTACGCCGCTGATTGTGGCCGCCTACGATGGTCACCTGGAAGCCACGCAACTGTTGCTCGACGCCGGCGCCGACCCCAACGTGCAGGACGTCGCTGGCAACAACGCGCTCATGGGCGTGTGCTTTAAGGGTTATCCCGAAATCGCGCAGTTGCTGATCGAGCGTGGCGCAGACCTGAATTTGCAAAACGGCAACGGCGGCACGGCCCTCATGTTTGCCACCCTGTTTGGGCGCAACAACTTGGTAAAAGTCATGCTCGATGCTGGCGCCGATACCACCATCCGCGACGTGCGCGGCCTTACGGCCCACGACTTGGCCATTCAGCAAGGCAACGAAGAAGCTTTGCAGATATTCGAGCAAATTAGTAAGTAATTGACTGTAAAGCACATAGAAAAAGCCCCGGCTGGATGGTCGGGGCTTTTTCTATGTGCTTGATGCAGAAATGCCGGGCGTTATTCGCCGCTGGTGTTCCAGATGTCGCGCTGAATTTTCCAGTCGTTGCCTTCCTTCTTCCACATCACGATGTACTTGCCGTAGTCCATTTGTTGGCCTTCGGCGCCGTTGAGGCGGTATTGGCCCAGCTCAATGGCCGTATCGCCGAAACTTTCTACCTCCATCGAGTGCAACCGCACCTGCTTGATGCCCATGTCCATACCGCCCTTCCAGAAGGACGCAATGGCCTCGCTACCCGTAATCGGGCCGCTGCCGGGGGGCAGCAGCGAGCCTTCTTTGGTGTAGAGGCTGGCAATGGCGACCACGTCGCCGCGGTCGAAAGAGTTTTCGAACTGGTCGTTGGCGTGACGGATTTCGTCAAGCAGGGTGTCGATGATTTCCATGGGCAGGCTGGCGGTTAAGAGGGTGGAAGTAAAAGATGTGGGTCTGGCTAAACCTACTCTTTTTTCGCTTGCCTATCAAGGCGTTAGCTTGGCTTGCGGGAGATGATTTTCGACGCCTTTGTTAGTGATGCACCGTGACCATGCGGAAGCTGATGCCTTGTTTATATTCGAGCTGAAGCACGTACAGGCCATCCGGAATCTTGGTCGTGTCGAAATTGATTTCGGCCAGATTGGACAGGGGCTGGAGCGCATGCGACGCCACTGCACGGCCCTGATACGAGTACAACGTGGCTTGCAGGGCCTCCACCTTTTCGCTGCTGGCGAGCTGGAGCGTAAACCGGCTCTGCACGGGATTGGGGAAAATGCTGACCGTAACCGAAGGCGGCGTGCTGACCTGCGACACGGATTTGATGCTGTAGCGCCCGATGTAGCCTTGCGTGTGCACGCTTTTCAGCGAAACCGGACCAAATCCGCAGCTTCCCGTGAAGGCGCCGGTCGTGTAGAGGTTGTGCTTGGAATCGATGGCCAGCTTGCCCGCCGAACTGGTGCCCGGCCCACTGACGAGCTCGGCAAACTCCTTCTGTCCATCGGGATTGAGCTGCGCCAGAAACGATTGATTAGTAGAGTTATAGGTAAAGTTCATCATGCCCGTCGCAAACACCTTCCCCGACTGCTGATCGACGGCAATGTCGCTGATGTAGTCGCTTTCGGGGCCGCCCAGTGCAGTAGCCCATTTTACGTTTCCCTGCGGGTTGAAGCGAGCCACAAACCCGTCGGTGTTGCCAGCGCTGGTGAGCGTAGTGGTACCGATGGTGGTGGTGCCGGAGAAGTTGCTGGCAATGTATATGTTACCTTTTCGGTCGGTGGCGATGCTGCGGCCGTCGCCGTACGGCAGCTGCCCTTTGGCCCATACCAGTCGCCCTTGCCGAGCGTTAAATTTGGCCAAGAAAACGCTGCCACCCTCGCTGGTCACCGTGGTGCCATCGAGCGTCCAGCCCGCGGTGAAGTTGCCACTTACGTAGCAGCTGCCCGCATTGTCTACGGCCACGCCGCCGCCCTGGCATACGCCATTGTCGCTCTGACTTGACCACACCCGCGCCCACCGCAACGCCCCCTGTGGGGAATAGCTGGCCACAAAGGCCTGCCGGCCGAAGTGCTGGGGAAAGGTGAGCGATTCGAAAGCAATGTTTTCGCCAGATACTGAGCCGGTTACGTAGCTGTTGCCGGCCAGGTCAACCGATACGCCCCAGCCGGAGCTGGAGCCGCTGGGGCTGCCTCCTTGGTTGCCGGCCTGCTTGATCCAGCGCGCCACGCCGTTGGCGCCGCACTTCAGAACAAAAATATCGCTGCCAGACACCGACGTTACCGACCCGGACTTCGGGCCGGTGGCGTAGCTCAGGGTGCCCGAAAAGCTGCCCGTGAGATAGCTGTTGCCTGCTTTGTCGACGGCAATGCTGGTGGGTAACGCATCGCCGGAAGCTGCCAGTTGAATGACCTTGGCTACTTGGCCGTTGGGTTTGCACTTGGCAATGTACACGCACAGGCCCGAACTAGTCAACTGCGTGCCACCCAAGGACATAGAGCCCGTGAAGCGACCGGTAACGTAGAAGTTGTTATCGGCATCCGTTGCCACGTCCATTGCGCCGTTTAGGTCGCTAATGGGGTAGGCAAACGTCCACGCCGATTGAGCGCTGGCCGTAAGTGAGACCAACCAAAAAAGAACCGAGAAGAAGTGTTTCATAACAAAAAGCTCAGGGTATAGAAATTGAGAAAAGGGCCTGTATCAAGGCGCTGAGCGGTACTACAAGACAGATACGCTACTCTGTTTTTGCGTCGGCATCATCCGACATAGCTTCTACACACTCCTCCGCCACACGTTGCTGCCGATGCGCTATTTACCAACAGTCAGTCTCCATCCCGCCTAAAGCGGCTCCATGAACCTCAGCTATAAGGTCCGCGGATTTGATTTACAATTTTAATAATTAAAGTCATAATAAAAATTGATATAATTATATAATATAAAAATGTCCAACTATGATGTGATCATGGTTAGCCTTTAGCAATTTTAAATAAGGGCAGGCGCTCATGTACCGCTTAAACGAAACCGGCCCGCTGGAAGAGCGGGCCGGTTTGAGGTATTTATAAAATGGTAGCTGCGTCGAAAGCGTTTTGCTGGGCGACGGAACTCGGTAGCTGGGTTCGGCGCAGCAGGGTGGCAATGTCCTTGGGCAGCTCCGCCACGGTAAGCGGGCGCTGGGGACGGGCCACTAGGTAGTACCGCGTATCAGCCCGGTCGTGGAGGCGGGTTTTGGTAAAGGAAAACAGACCGCGGCGGGCGTAGCGTGCAAATCCTTGGTAGCTGCCTTCGTCGGCTCTGGCTTCCGCTTCTGTTACCACCGGCGAATCGGCTTCTGGCAGCGTCAGGAAATACTGATGAAGCTCCAGCAGTGCTTCCTGCGAAGTGGCAACTGATTCGGGCAATATCCCGCCGCCAGAGGCAACGTGTAGAATACAGCCGTTGCTGTCCGTAGCGAACCAGTCGATATCCGCGTCTTCTTGGTCTATTTCGTCGATGCGCATTATTAGGCTTCTTGTTGCTCCGTCAGCTTCTTGAGTATCTCCTGCGCGGCTACAGCAATCACAGTCCCTGGCCCGTACACGCCGGCCACGCCCGCATCATACAAAAACTGATAATCCTGGGCCGGAATAACGCCGCCTGCAATCACCAGAATATCAGCACGATCCAGTTTCTTTAACTCCTCAATCAGCTGCGGAATCAAGGTTTTGTGGCCGGCGGCGAGGCTGCTCACGCCCACTACGTGCACGTCGTTTTCGGCGGCTTGGCGGGCTACTTCATCGGGAGTTTGAAACAGCGGCGCAATGTCTACGTCGAAGCCCACATCGGCGAAGGAAGTGGCGATGACTTTGGAGCCGCGGTCGTGGCCGTCTTGGCCCATTTTGGCCACCATGATGCGCGGGCGCCGACCTTCGCGGGCGGCGAAGTCGTCGGTCATCTGCTTGGTGCGGGCAAAC
This window encodes:
- a CDS encoding SBBP repeat-containing protein; this encodes MKHFFSVLFWLVSLTASAQSAWTFAYPISDLNGAMDVATDADNNFYVTGRFTGSMSLGGTQLTSSGLCVYIAKCKPNGQVAKVIQLAASGDALPTSIAVDKAGNSYLTGSFSGTLSYATGPKSGSVTSVSGSDIFVLKCGANGVARWIKQAGNQGGSPSGSSSGWGVSVDLAGNSYVTGSVSGENIAFESLTFPQHFGRQAFVASYSPQGALRWARVWSSQSDNGVCQGGGVAVDNAGSCYVSGNFTAGWTLDGTTVTSEGGSVFLAKFNARQGRLVWAKGQLPYGDGRSIATDRKGNIYIASNFSGTTTIGTTTLTSAGNTDGFVARFNPQGNVKWATALGGPESDYISDIAVDQQSGKVFATGMMNFTYNSTNQSFLAQLNPDGQKEFAELVSGPGTSSAGKLAIDSKHNLYTTGAFTGSCGFGPVSLKSVHTQGYIGRYSIKSVSQVSTPPSVTVSIFPNPVQSRFTLQLASSEKVEALQATLYSYQGRAVASHALQPLSNLAEINFDTTKIPDGLYVLQLEYKQGISFRMVTVHH